The following are encoded in a window of Strix aluco isolate bStrAlu1 chromosome 15, bStrAlu1.hap1, whole genome shotgun sequence genomic DNA:
- the FAM234A gene encoding protein FAM234A, whose amino-acid sequence MDNKDSEAEIHPLKTEDVKAQENHENSVERRIVSKQSSRLSRLSRWRTAAFFISLFLCLIIVFAFSFIIPCPERPVSERTWFRNYDNAVAYQFLAIEDVNEDKVQDVIFAFKASNSSSSFNRSCLDEGLPSPCAFVAAVSGTNGRALWERPAAEEIEWMECDIKQLGEAAVPGCLVVGKPVSLTTVALRTGEVLWRQSSDFGANYTVLTPVSVIPDVDSDGVQDLIIFIATGDKIKNFIHSGKDGRQIGSAGSLNVDGKARYVVLNLDSSSYFLFYTENSLYAYSLKDLYSAATGMEIKLPSLEQDPQWEKNIERTTHRLSLLSSGDIRYLAKIPGRSQENILVVNSEMATLINAQNLQTLWTLNTSRVVSEPLLGYYKPDVLGIVLESEIGPNMKKVMIVESGSGAVQWDLKLSSRAKSPGPATLPTADHRSAFLIWGEYQVPGNETRSRAPLQKLYLFHPSYTNVLLELRNSTDQIIAFNATLFERSRHACYVLLRGPQPSEEPGPVSLMKRKLKEDVSESRVIWLSQVAVDSEQYIRDRLYRMRFHSRA is encoded by the exons ATGGATAACAAAGACTCGGAAGCTGAGATCCACCCTCTGAAGACTGAGGACGTGAAAGCTCAGGAGAACCATGAAAACTCTGTGGAGAGAAGAATTGTCAGCAAGCAGTCATCGCGACTGTCTCGGCTGTCCCGGTGGCGCACTGCTGCCTTCTTCATCTCGTTATTTCTGTGTTTGATAATTGTGTTTGCTTTCTCGTTTATCATTCCTTGCCCAGAAAGGCCAGTTTCAGAAAGAACATGGTTCCGAAACTACGACAATGCAG TGGCCTACCAGTTTCTCGCTATAGAAGATGTGAATGAAGACAAAGTGCAAGATGTCATCTTTGCTTTCAAAgctagcaacagcagcagcagcttcaacAGATCCTGTCTGGATGAAG GTCTGCCTTCTCCGTGTGCCTTTGTTGCTGCTGTGTCTGGCACGAACGGCAGAGCGCTCTGGGAGAGGCCTGCTGCCGAGGAGATTGAGTGGATGGAGTGTGACATCAAGCAGCTCGGGGAGGCTGCGGTCCCAGGTTGCCTGGTCGTGGGGAAGCCGGTGTCTCTTACGACAGTTGCCCTGCGGACAG GGGAAGTTCTGTGGAGGCAGTCCAGTGACTTTGGAGCTAATTATACCGTGCTGACTCCTGTGTCAGTGATTCCAGATGTGGATAGTGACGGAGTCCAGGACCTGATAATCTTTATTGCTACAGGAGATAAG ATTAAGAACTTCATCCATTCAGGAAAAGATGGCAGACAGATCGGCTCCGCTGGAAGCCTGAACGTGGATGGGAAAGCTCGCTATGTCGTTCTGAACCTGGACTCCTCCTCTTACTTCCTTTTCTATACAG aaaactctctCTATGCATATTCCCTGAAAGATCTCTACAGTGCAGCAACTGGGATGGAAATTAAGCTTCCCAGCCTTGAGCAAGATCCTCAGTGGGAGAAGAACATTGAGCGCACCACGCACCGCTTATCCCTTCTCAG CTCTGGAGACATTCGTTACCTGGCAAAAATTCCTGGGCGATCACAAGAGAACATCTTGGTTGTAAACTCAGAGATGGCTACACTGATCAATGCACAAAATCTTCAGACTTTGTGGACCCTCAACACATCTCGTGTTGTGAG TGAACCACTGCTTGGTTACTACAAACCTGATGTTCTTGGTATTGTCCTTGAGAGTGAAATTGGACCCAACATGAAGAAG GTTATGATTGTTGAGAGTGGATCTGGAGCAGTCCAGTGGGACCTGAAACTGAGCTCGAGAGCAAAGAGCCCTGGGCCTGCCACACTTCCTACTGCTGATCACCGGTCTGCCTTCCTCATCTGGGGTGAATACCAGGTGCCAGGAAACGAAACG AGATCCAGAGCTCCTCTCCAGAAGCTGtatcttttccatccttcctACACTAATGTCCTGTTGGAGCTCCGCAATAGCACAGACCAAATAATTGCATTCAATG CCACGCTGTTTGAGCGGAGCCGTCATGCCTGCTACGTGCTGCTGAGGGGGCCTCAACCCAGCGAGGAGCCAGGGCCGGTGTCCCTGATGAAGCGTAAACTGAAGGAGGATGTGTCCGAGAGCAGGGTGATCTGGCTGAGCCAGGTGGCTGTGGACAGCGAGCAGTACATCCGCGATCGCCTCTACAGGATGCGCTTCCACAGCCGAGCGTGA